GCACCTCCCGGGTGCAGCGCCTCGATCGCGCGCACGCGCAGCCCCGCGATCGTGACCGGCGTGCCGTCGGCCGGCAGCGGCGCGAACGTCACACGCGCGGGCCGCTCGAACAGCGGCACCGGGAAGAGCGGCGGCGACGCCAGCGCGAGCGCCGCCGCGCGCACCGCGTCGAGCACGTGCGCCGCGACGTGCACCGTGACCTGCGCGCCCGTCACGTCGAGCGCCGTGAGGAAGGGGAGGCCGAGCAGGTGGTCCGCGTGCGCGTGCGTGACCAGCACGTCGAGCGGGTCGGCGAGGCCGCCGTTGGCCCGGCTCGCTTCCCCGAGCGGGCGCAGGCCCGTGCCCGCGTCGAGCACGAGTCGGCCGCCGGCGTGCGTCACCTCGACGCACGGGGTGTTGCCGCCGTAGCGCAGCGTCGCGGGTCCCGGCGTCGCGATGCTGCCGCGCACGCCCCAGTAGCGGAGCGTGAGGCTCATGCGCGCGGGCCCGCGGTCAGAGCCCGTCCGCCGCGGCGGACGACGAGCGCGTCCCGCCCGAGTCCGCGCCGCGCTCGGTGCCGCTGTCCGTGCCGGACTCCTCGCCGCCCTCGCCGCCGTCCTCGGCGGCGAGGCCCTCGTCGCCGCGGCCGTCCTCGCGTGCGCCGCGCGCGGCGGCGCCGCGCGAGCCCGCACCGGGCGCGGCGCGCCGCTCCAGTCCCGCGGCGTCCACGATCTCGATGGCGCGGCGCTGCACCGTCACCAGGCCGCCCTCCTGCAGCTCCTTCATCGCGCGCGACACGGTCTCGCGGCTGGCGCCGATCATCTGCGCCATCGTCTCGTGCGTGGGCGCCTTCTCGATGCGCGGCGGCGTGCCGGTCGCGCGGTCGAGGATGAGGCGCGCGACGCGCCCCGGCACGTCCAGCAGCACGAGGCCCGTGATCTTCGCGTCGGCCAGGCGCAGGCGGCGCGACAGCTCCTCGAGCAGCGCCCACGCGACGCGCGGCATCTGCTCCACCTGGCGGCGGAACTCGTCGCGGCGCAGCACGAGCAGCACGGTGGGCTCCATCGCGACGACGTGCGCGGAGCGCGGCTGGCCGTCGATCAGCGCGAGCTCGCCGAAGTGGTCGCCCTGCCCGAGCGTGCCGAGGATCACCTCGCGCCCGTCCTGGCCGACGACGGCGACCTTCACGGCGCCGGAGCGCACGACGTAGAGCGCATCTCCCGGGTCGCCCTGCCGGACGATCAGCGCGCCGCGCGGGTAGCGCTGCTCGCGGACGAGGGCGGCGAAGCCGCGGCGCTCGTCCGGCGTCAGGCGCTGGAAGAGCGGAACGTAGCCGAGGAACTCGGTGACGCGTGGTAGGTGCATAGTGCGGTACGCTGCGGCGTGGACCCGGGCCCCGTCAACCCCGCGCGGCATGGCAAGCCGCGCGCCGCCTGGAGCACACGCATGGTTGCCGCGCTTTGTTCGGGTGCCGGTGGCGGCTAGATTGGGCGCGATGTCCCGCCACCCTGCCGCCCTGCCGTCGCTCGCGACGACCACCGTCCCGCGCGCGTGAGCACTCCGTCCGCGGGGCTCCCGATGCTGCGCGAGCGGCTGGCGGAGGCGGTGGCGCGCGCCGACGAGGTGGAGCTCGCGCTGGGCGATCCGGACGTCGCGCGCGACGCGAAGCGCCTCGCGGAGCTGGGGCGCGAGCACCATCGCCTGTCGGCGGTCGTGGACGTGGGCCGCCGCCTGGAGCGCGCGGAGCGCGAGCTCGCCGAAGCGCGCGAGCTGGCCGACGTCGACGACGCGGAGCTGGCCGCGGAGGCGCGCGCGGAGACGACGCGTCTCGAGGCGGAGATCGCGGCGCTGGAGCAGGCCTTGAAGCCGCTGCTGATCCCACGCGATCCGCTCGACGACCGGCCCGCGATCGTGGAGATCCGCGCCGGCACCGGCGGCGACGAGGCGGCGCTGTTCGCCGCGGACCTGGTGCGCATGTACACGCGCTTCATCGAGCGGCGCGGCTGGCGCATCGAGCCGATCGCGTGGTCCGACGGCACGCTCGGCGGCGTGAAGGAGTCGGTGTTCAAGGTGCTCGGCGACGGCGCGTACGGGATGCTCAAGTGGGAGAGCGGCGTGCACCGCGTGCAGCGCGTGCCCGCGACCGAGGCGCAGGGCCGCATCCACACGTCGGCGGCCACGGTCGCCGTGCTCCCCGAGGCCGAGGAGATCGATCTCAAGATCGATCCGAACGACCTGCGCATCGACGTCTTCCGCTCGTCGGGGCCGGGTGGCCAGAGCGTGAACACGACCGACAGCGCGGTGCGCATCACGCACCTGCCGAGCGGCATCGTCGTCAGCCAGCAGGACCAGAAGTCGCAGCTGCAGAACAAGCTGAAGGCGATGGAGGTGCTGCGCGCGCGGCTGCTGGACCGCATGCTGGCGGAGCGCGACGCGGAGCGCGCGCGCATGCGCAAGACGCAGGTCGGCACGGGCGACCGCTCGGCGAAGATCCGCACGTACAACTTCCCGCAGAGCCGCGTCACGGACCATCGCATCGGGCTGACGCTGCACGACATCGCGCGCGTGCTCGACGGCGACCTGGCGCCGCTGGTGGACGCGCTGGCGCTGGCGGACGTCGAGGAGCGGCTCGCGAATGAGTGAGCGCGCGAGCGATCCTGACGCGACGGCGGTCGACGCCCCCGCCACGGTCGGCGCGCTCGTGCACGCGCTGGCCGCGCTGCTGACCGACGCGCACGTGCCCCAGGCGCGCGCCGAGGCGCGCGATCTCGTCGCGGCGCTGCTCGACCAGCCGCGCTTCTGGCCCAGCCTGCATCGCGACGAGCCGGTGGACGAGGCGTTCGTCGCGCAGGCGCGACGCGCGGCGGCGACGCGCGCGCGCGGCGCGCCGTTCGCGTACGCGGTGGGCCGCGCCGCGTTCCGGCACCTCACGCTCGACGTCGACGAGCGCGTGCTGATCCCGCGGCAGGAGACCGAGGTGCTGGTGGACGAGGTGCTCGCGCGCCTCGCCGGCCGCAGCGGCGGCACGATCGTGGACGTCGGCACGGGCTCGGGCGCGATCGCGCTCGCGCTGGCGTGCGAGGGCCGACCCGATCGCGTGATCGCCACCGACGTCTCGCTCGACGCGCTGGCGGTCGCGGGGCGCAACGTCGCGCTGCTGCGCACCGCGCTCTGCGCGCCGGTGGAGCTGCGTCACGGCTCGCTGCTCGCCCCCGTGCAGGACCTCGGCGCGGGCGCGCTGCGCGCGGTCGTCTCCAATCCGCCCTACATCGCGTTCGCCGAGGCCGAGCAGCTGCCGCCGAGCGTGCGCGACTGGGAGCCCGCGCTCGCGCTGTACGCCGGGAACGAGGGCATGGCGTGCATCGCCGCCATCGTGCGCGACGCGGCCCCGCTGCTGGAGCCGGACGGCGTGCTCGCGCTGGAGGTGGACGCGCGCCGCGCCGCGCTCGCGGCGGAGCTGGCGGCCAGCGACGGCCGCTACACCGACGTCGCCGTGCGCCTCGACCTCGCGGGCCGCGAGCGCTTCGTGCTCGCCACCCGCCGCTGACCGTCGCAAGACGCCGCACCGCAGCTGCACCCCACACCCAGCCCCGCGCATGCTACAGGACAAGGCGACCGAGCTTGGCCGACTGATCGGCCAGAGCGACGAGTACAAGACGGTGAAGCGCACGAGCGACGCGCTGAACGGCGACCGCGAGGCGGTGGACGTCATCCGCCGGCTGGAAGGGCTCCGTCAGGAAGCGCAGGCGATGATCTCGCGCGGCGAGAACCCGACGGCCGAAATGGAGCAGCAGCTCGACGCGCTGCTGGAGCAGGTGCAGGGCAACGCGACGTACCAGCGCGCGATCGCGGCGCAGGACAACTTCGACAAGCTGATGCTGCGCGTGAACGAGTGGATCTCGGAAGGGATCCGGAAGGGCGCGCAGAGCTCGATCATCACGCTCGGCTGACGCACGTGGCCGACCGCGGCTTCCTCCTCGTGCTCGAAGGGCCCGAGGGGGTGGGTAAGACGACGCAGGTGCAGGCGCTGGTCGCGCGGCTGCAGCGTGGCGACGCGCCAGTGCATGCGTTCCGCGAGCCCGGCGGCACGCCGCTCGGCGACGAGATCCGCGCGCTCGTGCTGTCGCAGCAGCACATGGCCGTGGCGCCGCGCGCCGAGGCGCTGCTCTTCATGGCGGCGCGCGCGCAGCTCGTGGTGCACCTGCAGGCGTTGCTCGCGGAGGGCGCGATCGTGATCCTCGACCGCTTCTTCCTCTCGACGTACGCCTACCAGATCGTGGGGCGCGGACTGCCCGAGCAGGAGGTGCGGACGGCCAACGCGCTGGCGGTCGGCGGGCTGCGGCCGGACCTGACGGTGCTGCTCGCGTTCGAGGACGCGGCGATCGCGCGCGCGCGCATGCTCGCGCGCGGCGGTCTGGACCGGATGGAGCAGGAGAGCGCCGATTTTCACGCGCGCGTGACCGACGCCTTCCTGGCGGCGGCGGACCCGACGTGGCAGCATCAGCACCCGGAGGTCGGCCCGGTCGCCCGCATCGACGCCGACGGCCCGCCCGACGTCGTGACGGGCCGGATCCTCGCCGCCCTCGAGACCCGGTGGCCTGAAACATTCCGCGGGCTGACCGAGTCTCAGTAGGGCGCGTCGCCCCGGCGCGCCCTTCCACCCGAGTTCTGCGTCGCATGCGTTCCAAGGCGGTCGTGGTGATGGCGTCGCTCAGCGCCGTCCTGGTCACCGGTGGGTGGATGGTCGGGCGTGGCCTGGAAGGCCAGCGCGCCGCCGCCACGCCGACGAATGGCGCGCGCCTCTTCGACGAGGTCGTGTCGCACGTCCGCCGCTTCTACGTCGATTCGCTGGCCGGCGACTCGCTGTACGCGAAGGCGCTCACGGGCATGGTCCGCGAGCTGGGCGACCCGCACAGCGCCGTGCTCTCGCGCGAGCGCCTCAGCCGCCTCTCCGAGACGACGTCGGGCAACTACGCGGGCGTGGGGCTGCGCGTGGTGGCGCGCGACGGCTGGCTCACGGTCGTCGACGCGCTTCCGGGCGGGCCGGCCGAGCGTGCGGGCATCCGCACCGGCGACCGCCTGGTCGAGATCGAGGGCGAGTCCACCAAGGGCTGGACGCAGGACGAGGGCACGCGTCGCATGCGCGGCGAGCCCGCGACGCGCATCGCGTTCCTGGTCGAGCGTCCCGGCGTCGAGGGGCGCATCCCGTTCCGGCTGACGCGCGACGCCGTGCACGTCCGCGCGGTGCGCCGCGTGGCGCTCTTGCGCGACGGCGTCGGCTACCTCGACGTGACGGCCTTCTCGGGCGCGACCGCCGAAGAGGTCCGGCAGGGTGTGGACTCGCTGCGCGCGCTCGGCGCGCGGTCGGTGCTGCTCGACCTGCGCTCCAACCCGGGCGGGCTGCTGGACCAGGGCGTGAGCGTCGCGGACCTGTTCCTCGAGCGCGGCGCCGAGATCGTGCGCATCAAGGGCCGCACGGCCGACGCGAACCACACCTTCCTCGACCAGTCGGCGCAGCGGTGGGCCGGCCTGCCGCTCGTCGTGCTGGTGAACGAGGGGAGCGCGAGCGCCGCCGAGATCGTCGCGGGCGCGCTGCAGGACCATGACCGCGCGCTGGTGGTGGGCTCGCCGACGTAC
This region of Roseisolibacter agri genomic DNA includes:
- a CDS encoding S41 family peptidase, with translation MRSKAVVVMASLSAVLVTGGWMVGRGLEGQRAAATPTNGARLFDEVVSHVRRFYVDSLAGDSLYAKALTGMVRELGDPHSAVLSRERLSRLSETTSGNYAGVGLRVVARDGWLTVVDALPGGPAERAGIRTGDRLVEIEGESTKGWTQDEGTRRMRGEPATRIAFLVERPGVEGRIPFRLTRDAVHVRAVRRVALLRDGVGYLDVTAFSGATAEEVRQGVDSLRALGARSVLLDLRSNPGGLLDQGVSVADLFLERGAEIVRIKGRTADANHTFLDQSAQRWAGLPLVVLVNEGSASAAEIVAGALQDHDRALVVGSPTYGKGSAQSVFPLPDGGAVKLTTALWYTPAGRSINRPIEAAGDDDEALDDDGATPTDSTKRETFRTDAGRTVYGGGGITPDVQAGDTAAPPAEMAFLRALGRQVGAFRDALTSYAISLKKSGAPTTPDFQVTPEMRDALWRAMLARNVAMDRGTYDAAAALVNRQLAYEITRYNFDGEAEFRRRATDDSVIQLALRLASGASTQRELFARAAGLPKPAADLRTARR
- a CDS encoding YlbF family regulator encodes the protein MLQDKATELGRLIGQSDEYKTVKRTSDALNGDREAVDVIRRLEGLRQEAQAMISRGENPTAEMEQQLDALLEQVQGNATYQRAIAAQDNFDKLMLRVNEWISEGIRKGAQSSIITLG
- the tmk gene encoding dTMP kinase, which encodes MADRGFLLVLEGPEGVGKTTQVQALVARLQRGDAPVHAFREPGGTPLGDEIRALVLSQQHMAVAPRAEALLFMAARAQLVVHLQALLAEGAIVILDRFFLSTYAYQIVGRGLPEQEVRTANALAVGGLRPDLTVLLAFEDAAIARARMLARGGLDRMEQESADFHARVTDAFLAAADPTWQHQHPEVGPVARIDADGPPDVVTGRILAALETRWPETFRGLTESQ
- the prmC gene encoding peptide chain release factor N(5)-glutamine methyltransferase translates to MSERASDPDATAVDAPATVGALVHALAALLTDAHVPQARAEARDLVAALLDQPRFWPSLHRDEPVDEAFVAQARRAAATRARGAPFAYAVGRAAFRHLTLDVDERVLIPRQETEVLVDEVLARLAGRSGGTIVDVGTGSGAIALALACEGRPDRVIATDVSLDALAVAGRNVALLRTALCAPVELRHGSLLAPVQDLGAGALRAVVSNPPYIAFAEAEQLPPSVRDWEPALALYAGNEGMACIAAIVRDAAPLLEPDGVLALEVDARRAALAAELAASDGRYTDVAVRLDLAGRERFVLATRR
- a CDS encoding MBL fold metallo-hydrolase is translated as MSLTLRYWGVRGSIATPGPATLRYGGNTPCVEVTHAGGRLVLDAGTGLRPLGEASRANGGLADPLDVLVTHAHADHLLGLPFLTALDVTGAQVTVHVAAHVLDAVRAAALALASPPLFPVPLFERPARVTFAPLPADGTPVTIAGLRVRAIEALHPGGAAGFRLEDPASGRAAVYLPDNELAAAEGECGRRRALLDAIAGASLLIHDATYLPSELPNHRGWGHSTYAEAVRLAADAEVPRLTLFHHHPERDDAALDRLSTLAQAMGRAARGAPEVVMASEGLVQTL
- a CDS encoding Crp/Fnr family transcriptional regulator, with the translated sequence MHLPRVTEFLGYVPLFQRLTPDERRGFAALVREQRYPRGALIVRQGDPGDALYVVRSGAVKVAVVGQDGREVILGTLGQGDHFGELALIDGQPRSAHVVAMEPTVLLVLRRDEFRRQVEQMPRVAWALLEELSRRLRLADAKITGLVLLDVPGRVARLILDRATGTPPRIEKAPTHETMAQMIGASRETVSRAMKELQEGGLVTVQRRAIEIVDAAGLERRAAPGAGSRGAAARGAREDGRGDEGLAAEDGGEGGEESGTDSGTERGADSGGTRSSSAAADGL
- the prfA gene encoding peptide chain release factor 1; this translates as MLRERLAEAVARADEVELALGDPDVARDAKRLAELGREHHRLSAVVDVGRRLERAERELAEARELADVDDAELAAEARAETTRLEAEIAALEQALKPLLIPRDPLDDRPAIVEIRAGTGGDEAALFAADLVRMYTRFIERRGWRIEPIAWSDGTLGGVKESVFKVLGDGAYGMLKWESGVHRVQRVPATEAQGRIHTSAATVAVLPEAEEIDLKIDPNDLRIDVFRSSGPGGQSVNTTDSAVRITHLPSGIVVSQQDQKSQLQNKLKAMEVLRARLLDRMLAERDAERARMRKTQVGTGDRSAKIRTYNFPQSRVTDHRIGLTLHDIARVLDGDLAPLVDALALADVEERLANE